From the Trichoplusia ni isolate ovarian cell line Hi5 chromosome 1, tn1, whole genome shotgun sequence genome, the window ATACCATTCATATCATACCAGTAATTAGAGGACAAGTTATTGTTGATCATGCAAGGAGGATTAATTtaggttattgttttttttggctTTCCTTATCATTTATTTAGCACAAACCAGTTTGAAAATTAACTTGGTTGTtgttatttacactttttagaatcaataatatatttctgttataatatataatcatatccataaactaaaaaaaaatatctgtttatagGTGGCAGtgaaatgatatattatttacataagcTCTTGCAGCTTAAGTACCCAGTCCATGTAAATGCTATCACTATGTCAAGAGTAGAGGAAATACTACAAGAGCACAGTTCTATAGCCCTTAACTACCAAGACGAAATCAGGAAATGGGCCAACCCTGATTATTATGAAGCAAATGTTAAAAGAATACAACTCCCTTATGTTCAAGCTGCAAGTTCAACTGGCTTAACAGGTAAATCCTTACCTTAGTAATAAGTATAAGTGTGTTGTCTGACCTCTAATCATAATGTGGGTTACAGCTGAGCAGCAGAAGGAACGGAAAAAGGAGATGGCTCGACGATTGTTAGAAATAAATGCCAGAAAGAGGGAGGAAAGACTTGCAGAAGATGAAGAACAATTAAATCAACTTCTTTCTATTAAGGTAAATTACCCAAGAGAAATTGGCAAGAACACATTGCAATATTGTGATATCATTAaatgacacatatttttttatatcttaataaAGACCTTCTATTAACAAACATTCCTGCAATGATTTCAGGATATGATAGAGGATGGTGACACTGACGAATTCAATGAAGCTATAAAAGGATTTGATATCAAAAGCTATGAAGATTTACAGGTGAAAcctatacaatatacatatgactattaataataatgttcaacatatttatttaaatccatttGTCCTACAATATAAGGCTATATTTCTATACTCTGTTTCTACGCTTTACAGAGACAAATAACCAACTTGAACATGCGAATAGATAAGAATAAACAACGCATTGCAGCAGCTGCAACAGCTGAAGAGAATCTAGAGACGCGACCTACCGGCAGAATGAACCCGCCTACGGAACCTGAAGCATTCCAAGTTTGGCTGAATGACACGCGTACTAAGGTGCCGcctataataaaatcttataacTTTTGGAATACTTTATCTAAAATAGAGCACTATAAAccgtattttgatagtaactatcgtgagaatgattcatgttaaatgatgtaacggtttactcacgcgtatttatagagGTAGCCCATCTAGTTTCGGACGCAACCGGACCttcatcatgagctgacgcgtcgTCTAGACCTATAATTAGTTGctatgataattattaaatacggGTCATCATCGtcatttaataactataaaagtaGTAGAAAAATTAATACTGTGGTTCTTATTTGCGTTAAATTGGTAAAGTTTAAGCCAACAGCTTAAGCTTTACCTAATTCAATGAGATTCAATCGAATAAACAGAGGTTTGTTTTTTACCAGTATCGCGAACTAGTTGCTCGTCGCGAAGCTCGTAGAGCTCGTCGTGCCGCGATGGTAAAGCGACGTACAGCCGCAGCCGCTGAGCGGATGAGAGTAATCTCGCGGCTTGCTGCAGCTGGAGACGATTTCGGGAACCAAGATTCTGATTGGGATGCGTATAAAAGGtatttgttttatctaaaaTCACACGTTTATTCAACCTGTAGATAGTAGTCACGAGTTTTTGTCCTAGTgcttttttgaatttttgttttgtttttgaaacctATAGTTTTCACTGAATCAACCACTTTCTAACTATatgttatatatataattatatattataggtaAATTACTGTCACTGTTATTCCAGTAAAATAATGAAGATTTCTGTATgagttttttgtgtaatatttccAGCATAAGCCGCGAAGCCGATTCTGATTCTGAAGCTGATGGTGAACGTCTTCTTGAATTAGAGGAAGCTCTGCGGGAATACGAGCCGCCGCCGGCTAATTCCAGTCAGCATCACCAACTGCATCTTGCTATCGAACCATTAAGGTAGTTTACCACACAAAATTAACATCATTACATACTATTCCTAATGAGTTTGGCAACGAATGAGTGTATAGAGGTAGTACATGATTTCAGAGCTCCGGAACTGATGTTCCAGCCTTCAATGATGGGCAATTTAGAAGCAGGCCTAGCTGAGACAATGGACTatgttttcaaacattttagtCCTGAAGACCAACTCCTGTTGGCTAACAACGTTTTTCTTACGGGTGGATGTTCTCAATTTCCAGGTGAgacattatttacaataatatgttGCTGTCATGTCGTGTTTCTATCACATGCTTACTCTTACTTACGTTCAGAACTCTATTAGAAAATTACACaattttacatcaaaaatatttttttactagaccTCAATAGTTATAAGTTAGTATATAACTTGTAAATTTAcgaataattttacttttaggaCTAAAAGAAAGACTGGAAAGAGAACTACTTGAAATGAGACCATTTCAATCGACCCATAAAGTAGTTATGGCGAAAAACCCGTGCCTCGATGCCTGGTACGGCGCAAGAGATTTTGCAGGTAGCAATGACTTTGAAAACTGTTGTATTTCTAAAGAAGAGTACTACGAAATGGGAGCTGAGTACTTGAAGGAGCATTATGTTAGTAATAAGTATTATAAGAGCCCGGCGCCCATTGTTGATAATACACTCGCACCGGCTGTTGACGCAAATGTTGTCAAAGAAGAAATCGTTGTCGATTGTTAAAGGTATATAACTCTTTtacttaataaagtattttataagtgactgttgttttataacttttcCTTTTATAAGTGAAAGTCAGTGTTTACGCAAATATCAAGAATTTTTTAGCCTGAGTGttagaaatgaatgaaattgtaATAGAAGAGTCTTCCAAACTCACACCACGTTCGAAAGAAACCAGAAAAAGGCTATGCGGTTGTATATCGCAACATGTGGTGAATTGGTACATGTTCAGGCGCGGATCCACCGTTGTGGGCAAGGCGGGCATGGTCACTACCCTAATTTACTTGCGACTCTTTCCAGATTGTATAACGATATGGCATTCATAAAGCCAAAGTCCTGTTGCgtagaaaaaggttttaaatatgtactcatgttcatttctttataaatcATGATTgtttatggatttttttttaatccaacaTTTATTTGGCCTAATTTCGATTGCTGGGTCGTTCTGGCCACAACTTTCTTTGAGCGCTGGATCAGCGCCTGCTCATGATCGATTTTGTTACCTTAGATTTATTTATCAGTGAACTGTTCCCATGGCATCTTTCCTAAGAAAATATGTGAAGCGTTTTACGGACTAGCTAACGTATCTTGTCTGCTCAAGTTTCATTccattatataataatattaatttgttatttttaattaactgaatAAAAGTTTGTAATGAAAGGCACTTCTTAAAACTATCACTTAACCTAAGGGACTTTGTGGAAATAAAACAGgggatataaaataaacaaaataaatagccaCAAATATCATGGcacgtttatttttttccacTACATGGCGACTTCTAAAAGAATCGTGACTTGTTTTTGCATTcatatagattttttaatagaGCTCTGCAAAATCACCactaaagaataattttaaaatgtatattttccataaaattaaaatataaactctgTATTTAATTTGATCTCAATATAAATCACTATgaactgaaaaaaattaaaagttttgttagttcgctaattataaattgattgatGAGACTATAATAAAgagtacatttaaaaaatcacattaaagcATATATATAATGCTGACTACATAAACGCTCTAACAGCCTCTCCCTACCGCTACATCACCTTGCAGATTGTATACTCAAAGTatcaacaataaacaatatgaaaGACTCCAGTTCTACTAAACAAaccaatataattataataaatttatcacAATCATTTCAgactacaaaaataactaaataatcaCCTGTAAAGGAGGCTGTGAGAGCTATAATCACGTGCAATGTAAATGTAATACAccacaataattaacaaatctaacttatttcaaatataaactagcctaaaaattttaacaataaaagaaaaaaaaaacggttgtAGTTAAAATATTGGTCATTAAAAACTCTGAAGAGCTATAACTAAATGACCGTATAAATAATCATCATGCCATgatgtttgtattgaattttaataaaaaattgcaaTCAAAGGGATGTAAAATACTCCAAAACTTGGTAAAGGGCGGCTTATAGccaagtatttttttcgtataattAGAAATAGTATAAAATCAGTGACTTAGGAATAGCTCtcagtatataaaaaaagttaaaatccTTAGGCTGTACTCTCGTATGATTATAATGTAAGCAACGCAATATGTTGGCAAAGCGGAAGTTCACGTAAATCTAACGATACAATAcaactaaatatttatgtaccttAGACATTATGATTACACAAGGCTCACtgttatttcataaaactaCCACGATCAAGTTTAGTGTAACTGGTCGGCGGCACGCGGCCCCCTAGACTAGTAGTCTGCCTCGACAAGGGAAGTATACGTTATACATTCACGGGTAAGGATATGTACGATTTCTTTAACCAAATTCAATATAGGCTTACAAACAAAACGGGTTGGTCCGTCAACCACAACCACTCAGAtgttaacaacaaaataacaacaaacacaaTCTAACATGCCAATATTTCGCGTGAGtattctttttaacattttgaattCCTCAGTCTTTTCTACGgatcaaaaaaataagtagaaagTGAAAAACTCATACGACCTCTTTTGTAATTACGTAAATTCAAGGACTTCAATAATCACTTCTTAAATATAGTTAACTAACATCGGTATGTAAAATAGTTGAACAATGAAGGCACGCAAATTGCCTGTCCAACGTATACTTAGCAGGTCTTAGAAATGAGGTAGCAACCTGCGGCCTTCACTGTTTTTGGGTCCTAATTTATTACGAAACAGGTTCATCGAGAAAACATATCTccttatcaatataaatatatgaattataCTCTGTGTGAAGGTTTGAGAAAGCAGAACATATTTCGTAATCCAAAAGGACCACATTCATGTCCTCAGCAGACCCAAACACTCGGCAAGGGTGAAGTAACGATAGggtaatgttaataataaagataaaacaatCATAAAGAAagtgaacataatataataataacaaaaatatattactaatcCTAGAATTCAATAAGAAACAATCACCCTCGGCGAGAGATCGGCAAGCTGAGAGACatcgatatatttatatatgtatttatgtaccTAGTTCACTATGTTGGTGTTTCTATTTCCATTCATAATAGCTAtggataatataattatataaggtAATCAGCATTGAAAGGCACCTAATACATGTTGTCCCTACCAATGCTGTTACATACAAACTATTGATAACtatggttttaatttttcaatggTGATCATTTTATAATGGTAGCTGAAAGATTTATACTACTCGTTAACACAAGTTCTAGTTTGTCTAAATAATACTGTTATCAATGGCTTGGTAAGAAATATACTAAAaagtttaagattttattaatatacggAAAAGTTTAGATGTTACTCTCAGATTTGTGGGCAACTAAATGCATcctcattttattattttacgttatCTTAACATACGGtgtacacatttatttaaaatgataatgagatattggCCTATTTTTTTCGTGTTACTTTCAAATACAgaactatcaaaatataaaaaaatattgaggaCTATCAAACAACAttcatatgtatatattattattatatgtatacttatGTACATCTACAAGAATTTTGATCTTTATAGTACCCAAAGTATAGTTCTGCGCTAATTCTAACATTAATTCCAATTATGTTCTCAGttcgatattattttgttgactGTAGAATGAGACATTACTACGAATCACACGTATAATTTTGAATGGTTTTCTCCTCGAtatacttgaataaataaaccctaccaatatttatttacatttgctGAACCAGCACATGGACACACACAtcatggaaataaaataaagtatcaaaATCAACAACACGGGAAGTTGTAAAACAATGGGTACAAATGTCGGTATAAcactattacaatattataagaactcttacaatattttatttccagttCTACCCTGACCTGCAGACTTAACTAAACTTACGCTACCACATCGTTTACATAGAAATGGCACCAATCTATCTTTGATATCAATAATGGCAAACCATAAGGAACCCCCGCAGCGGACACTTTAGCTGCACTCCACAGTGCACAAGAACTGTCTCAAGGTAATATTGGAAGACTACTGCACTATACACTAttcattattactattattcGAAAAACAGTAATGAAATAAAGTTCTGCCTCTCGCCAAAATACGTTtgttacatatatgtatatattgcGATATCCTAAATgggtaaataattatgtaccaATGATTATGATGACTACCCTTAATATGAATATTCCTTCTcgtcagaaacttgaaaaaataaatgaagtatcaATGGTGTTATGATTGATATTGCCTAATGTCGCTATCCGCTAGAAGGCACACAAAGTTTAGTAAGAAGCTTCACAAATTCTGCTCTCTGTATTAATGCAACGCCCACAACAGCGACGACCACTAACCACCAGTCGTCAGTACGTCCTCACTTATTACTGTAAGACACACTATAGCGTACTCCGGGCGACGTCCCCACACATTGAACACTGAACATAACATTATTCTGAACGtaatacgtttaaaaaatattgccaATTTTATGTTGCAACAGGCACTTCTCTGGATTTCTCCAATAAACAtcatattaaaagttattaattttgtgaAGCTTTCAATATTGCCTCTAAGGACTCTGCTAGATTAtggaattattatttgtacttcttatttactattattattattttatatgaaaccagattttttatttattttatagctttctTATGGATTAATATTGAGGAGTATTATCTAGAGTCCCTATATTTATTAgcgatcaaaatattttacctctCGTCGGTAACAGTTCTATATAAAATTACTGAACTTCCATATACACTGACACGATCTAAGTTAAAGCATCGCAATAAGATATTGTTACATTTCACTACGACTAATGAAGAATGGGTATGACGATGACAAGCGAATGAcgattattaaaatttagaatttcATTAAGTTGGAGATTTACCATTTACGATTCCAAAATTTATCACTAAGCAAATTAGAATATGAGATCAAAAATTTTAGGCCTACAATCTATCATGATGAGACTTTTAAGTATTGATTTATGAACGCCACCACGGAAATTAATATAATCATGTGATGGTATAGATAAATCACAGTTGTAGGTATATAAATCACAATGCATATATTATCATAGGCGGTACCGCTACGTGACTACTCACTACTCCTCATCTCTATTGTGATGTCCACCTGGTGTTATCGAGGGATTCCATAAGCGTAACGAAACCAACTCGATTCTTGCACACAATCTGCGACATTCCGAACACATGGATACAATCCGCCAGCGCAGCCTTGCTCGCGCTCGCAACACGCCCGACGAAATCAAcagtgtataaataaataactcgacataaaataaacaaataaaaattgcatgAGTCCATGCTGACGATCCAAGCTGAGGAGCTGCCAGCCTCCTCTATGCTCTCGGTTATATCATTATGTACGATAGCTGCTCTTGTTGATGGCTgccaaatatttaatattgcaCTCTGGAAGCTCGCTAGTCAACCAAGAGCTGTAACAAATGAGGCGAAGGTCGTTGTTAGCGTACTCGTTTGTAAATTGCATCCGATAATCTCTTGAATATATTACGTGTACCCACCTCTTCTGGAAATCAGTCAGTGAGATGCATCTGACCGGACATCTGGGGCTGGGGCGTAGGAGTATGCGATGGAGGTGGCGacgctataaataaaattaattatgtaaatcaatcagggaaaaaaaaaaacaaacatcacgACGTGGaaacaaacagtttaaaataatcatatatttAATAGATTACTTACAAATAGACGCAATAGACTGTGGCGACATCGCGGACATCTTGCTGGTATCTTGCATAGACACTTGTGTCCCTTGAGATGTCATGTAACGATTCACCATTGGTACGAAGCTGGAAAGAAATTGGTTTCTAATAATCGTTTATAGATCTGATCTGGGCAACCATCATTGTCagaatttcatgaaaataaatataacgaaaaagacaaagaacaaaaaaaatattttaaggtaagatattttttcctttgttaCCAAGTGTGTTCTCGTTTTCATTGATACATTTTCATACCTTAAGTCACAAACGCCGGGGGAGTCAAAGTTGCTATTGTTCGAATTGTTAGTGTTTGTGGCAACACTGTTGATTGTCCCGATGCTGTTCGCCGACACATTGCTGTGGTTCTCTCGGTGGACACGATTGTGGTGCCTGtatttcgaaatttaaattatttagtatcACAATAAAACAACTAACATACGTGGCAACTAGAGTGAAAGACTGAAATCCCGAAAAAAAACTTCCAAAGCAATCTAacagaagaaagaaaaatatgagaCTGTAAATTACTTTGAAGTGCTATTTGATTGAGATCAAATTGAGATCGACTTGGTGCTTTGGATACCATCACAATCGCCATTCCAAACAGTGGCACCAGTTTTAACTGCGCTCGACCAACAGCTAATGACGTTGATTAAACTGGATAGCTACTCGATCTTAGTTTGGTCCGATGGTACCATGCAAGCCGGAATTTAAatggaatcaaaataaaaaacaactcaaCCAGTCTCTGAAGATAGCCCACTGGATATACTACTACTCTATACGCAAACACTTTCTTCTGAGGATTGATTGTCAGTCTTACCGAATTCAGCCCGCATACCATATTTTACTTAGAGAGACTGCCGCTCTCACCTCCATTACCTGTTTGCCTGGTGGCGCTACTGTACCTTATTAAATAGCTGTCTCTGACGAAGGAGCGTCCGCAGACGCTGCACTCGTAGCAAGAGCCGGACGAGTGCGTGCGGATGTGCAGCGCGAACTGCGACTTAGATGTGAAGGTCATCGAGCATCGGTCGCAGTTCAGCGGCTTGTCGGCCACGTGGGACCATCTGCAAATATCAGATAATTATAGACATGTtgtcatgaaattatagttgaCTAATATAGGATATGAAAAATTCTGTAAGTCTGATATAGAATTCGATTTAGAAGTAGAAGTTGTTCACATTATGTCATTATAAGGAAATCACCTGTGCGCAGTCACATAGCTCTTTACGGCGAAACGCTTTTGACAAATATCACAAGCATAAGGGCGTTCACCTGAAACGCgaagaaataattatgaaaaattttgtattataaattcaCTATAAgcaatgaaaattaatgaaaagcGAAAGTGAAGGCACATGATGTTAGAAAGACGGCAAGATGCAATTAGAGAGTGATGCAGTCtgaaattaatgaatataagccaagaaattataataaataataatattgaaactcAAGTGATGATGTAGCGAATGATGAAATTATAACTTACAATGAATTGTCGGTGCCACATCATTAAATTCAGAATAACAAAGAGTCTGCTTGTGGTAGCAATTTGCCGTCTTCGTAACGAACCATAGCTATATTCAAATCTTATTGAAATAGTCCCAATTTGATTAGTATATCTAAATTCGACTAAGGATTATTTGTTAGCTATCAGACGAAAaacatttactataaaataatatgtgacTTGAACAACAGTTATAATTTACATCGTAAGACACAAATTGCTTTTTCTGTGCCAAATATCAATTTTGCTTCGAAGTGTAACGTTTTGCAACATAGGTTTaaagttgaaaaatattatgatagaTCTGAACTCGAACTGTACCTACGTAGTTCAAAGACTATCTTTAAGAAGgtctaaaaaaagaaacttcaaaGTAGTCATAGGAAAGACATAAATGATTACAGGTATTTTGATTTGTGCTATGCTGAGAACTGTCACACTTATTAATTTGATAGTTAAATTGGCACATTATAATACCAACACAGCAAATCTTATTAGCTTAAATGTTTTTCATCTGTTAATGCACTACGCGACTCACATTACAAATGTTCAAAGATTTTCATTGCGCTTGTACTCATAAagtattttgctttgttttaacAAACGGCCCCTTAATGTTCATTGTTTTGATAAACAAGTATCGTATACAAGAGTTGGAcagatttttagaaaaaaagagtGACAGATTTTGACAGAGATTATTTAGTGTCTACAGTTAGAATTTGGCTACAATAGAAAGACAGTGAGTTACCGTGAGTTGGAAACAAAGTCAAAATAGATTTAGAACCGAAAGTGTAGAAAAGCACTTTCTTGTAGGGATCGCGGTGTAATCGTACCGGTATGAATTCGCTTGTGAATGTTGAGCGTGGATTTCTGCGTGAAGCGTTTGTAACAGACATCGCACTCGAACGGTCGTTCTCCCGTGTGCGTACGCATGTGTATCTCCAGGTACGGCTTGCAAGTGAACGCCGCTGGGCACTCCATGCATTGGTACGGACGACCTTGCACTGACCACCCACGCACACCATTAGTATTCATTCAAATTTGTAATATCATCATGCATACATGTGAATACtcacgaataaatatttttaaacaatatgtGTGGCACCGACAACTTCAGATtaaaacattatgaaattaCATTAAGAAAATATGATAAGTTAGGTAAAATTTGCAAGTGATTAcagaagttaaaataaaaattgaaaagcGTGTGCTGAGCGTTGTCGACTGACCTGTGTGCGTTCTTTTGTGTATATTGAGTGTAGATTTTTGCGCGAATCTCTTGAGGCATACGTCACACTGGTAGGGCCGCTCGCCGGTGTGCGTGCGGTTGTGGATCTCGAGGTACTGCTTGCAGGTGAAGGCGGCGGGGCACTGCAGGCACTGGAAGGGCCGCCCCTGCACTGTGGACGAGCGACTGGGTTAGCCACGGCCGCGGCAGCCCGCCTCCCCCACGCGACATAGTAGCCCACATACAACACTCCCTAGCGCGGCGCGGCCGCTGGGCCGGCCGCCCACGTACCTGAGTGCGTCCGCTTGTGGATGTTGAGACTGGATTTCTGAGTGAAGCGCTTCAGGCAGATGTCGCACTGATACGGTCGCTCGCCGGTGTGGGTGCGCGTGTGTATCTCCAGGTATTGCTTGCAGGTGAAGGCGGCGGGACACGACAGGCACTGGAACGGTCTGCCCTGGACTGGTGTCCAACACATATATTATAGCGGCGGCGAGCCCGCAAGGACGCTAGACGCCCTCGCACTACGGAGGTCGCGGCGCGGACCGGTCGCCGCTCGCCGCGTACTCCGCTCCAAATCTTTCACTACGGCGGAACTTTAAGAAAGGCTCGCGAGCGCTCTGAACTAGGGAGAGATTCGGAGGAGAGGCGGAGTGCGAGTGGAGAGAGGCGTGGGCGGGCGGCCGGCCAGTCCGGCCCGCGGGGTCACCCACCTGTGTGCGTCCTCTTATGTATATTGAGGCTGGACTTCTGCGTGAAGCGCTTCAGACACGCGTCGCACTGATAGGGCCGCTCGCCTGTATGCGTGCGCATGTGAATGTCCAGGTAGGGGCGGCGGGCGAACGCCGCCGGGCATTGCCCGCACGCGTAAGGACGCCCTTGCACTGCGCCCAGTGCACACACAAAAGCGAGTAACGCACGTCGCCGACGCAAGGAGGCTGTTGTGCCTTTGGCCGCCCGCCCTTCTGCCAATCTCGACCAGATCTTACGCCGCGTGCAGCGACCGATTCGCCCCAATTTTAGAAAACCCAATTTTGATAATCGGCAACGTGTTACAATACCGAGGCGCCAATAGTGCGTCATTGCGGCGATTGCATTACCGCTTTTGTGAATGAATTAATATCCATGaagaaatgataaaaatgataaatgctAAAACACCGAGTCGTATGCAGAATGAGAGGGATAAGAGGGCGAATGACCGGcagattattaataatatgataGGTAGGCTGGAAATTATCAGTGAATGCAGAAGTACGTAAAGCGCGCGTTGAATGAGTTAAAGAAATCGAGATGTTAGTCGAAAGCAACGAGATGGAAGCTATCAAAAACAGGGAGAATAAAACAACGGGTTAGGCGGGCAACGGAAAAATAGGAGCGAAGCATGACGCTAAATGAAATATGACTGCATGACGAGTCGCAAGTTAACGCTAATCGTACCGAAAGGAATACTGCGGATTATAATATATGTGGGCTACTAACCCGTATGTATTTTTTCGTGCAAATTGAGCGCGCACTTCTGCGTGAAGGACTTGAGGCAGACGGTGCACTGGAACGGCCGCTCCCCTGCGCCGCCAACACACGGACACGGGGGGACagagaaacaaaacaaaaccacgATGGACAAATAATTCTACTGAGCTTAGTAACCGAATACCGATTGGTTCCAAGTGACTACCATGAGGGAATTTGAACGACGTTATTTGTCCATCAGACATTCTCTCTCCTATAACTTAACGGAAATCATCACAACGTACACATGCTTTACATAACTGTTTGTGAATAGTTTTTGAGCGTGTGTAACCTAATTATTATCATGTAAGCTTTTTTAAACACACtgaaacgaataaaatatatcacttCCAAATCGCTAGATAACCAGGTATTGatatccaaaataaaattaaaaggtacAGGGAGCCCTTAAAACTATTCACAAAACATAGGTGTCATAGCCACAATAACTGTTTAGGTgtataatattcttaaatttcGTGACAACTATTGTAGCTTCGAGACCGAAccaaaataaa encodes:
- the LOC113492657 gene encoding zinc finger protein 2 homolog isoform X1, with protein sequence MFEQQIKAEPMSFYTSHPHVHSGPPSIVRADTNHGIINMNQHHQTHEDSKDSLIVQQQVQHQQDLMEQHQQQQEMQQQDDELSFKGMEDEGVEMDMDGRQCSQGMGVDMGSVQTKMEVSNGGQSTPRSKPQACKVCGKVLSSASSYYVHMKLHSGNKPFQCTVCDAAFCRKPYLEVHMRTHTGERPFQCDLCLKRFTQKSSLNTHKRVHTDEHMRALMVKDRPYKCELCQMRFTQSSSLNRHKKIHTEEHKRALLAKDRPYQCGICFVRFTQKSSLGRHGKIHTEEHRRALLEKVRPYQCHICFMRFTQKSSLGRHGKIHTEEHIQSLINKVRPYQCDICDKRFTQKSSLGTHKRIHTGERPFQCTVCLKSFTQKCALNLHEKIHTGERPYQCDACLKRFTQKSSLNIHKRTHTVQGRPFQCLSCPAAFTCKQYLEIHTRTHTGERPYQCDICLKRFTQKSSLNIHKRTHSVQGRPFQCLQCPAAFTCKQYLEIHNRTHTGERPYQCDVCLKRFAQKSTLNIHKRTHTVQGRPYQCMECPAAFTCKPYLEIHMRTHTGERPFECDVCYKRFTQKSTLNIHKRIHTGERPYACDICQKRFAVKSYVTAHRWSHVADKPLNCDRCSMTFTSKSQFALHIRTHSSGSCYECSVCGRSFVRDSYLIRHHNRVHRENHSNVSANSIGTINSVATNTNNSNNSNFDSPGVCDLRNQFLSSFVPMVNRYMTSQGTQVSMQDTSKMSAMSPQSIASISSPPPSHTPTPQPQMSGQMHLTD
- the LOC113492657 gene encoding zinc finger protein 2 homolog isoform X7, translating into MFEQQIKAEPMSFYTSHPHVHSGPPSIVRADTNHGIINMNQHHQTHEDSKDSLIVQQQVQHQQDLMEQHQQQQEMQQQDDELSFKGMEDEGVEMDMDGRQCSQGMGVDMGSVQTKMEVSNGGQSTPRSKPQACKVCGKVLSSASSYYVHMKLHSGNKPFQCTVCDAAFCRKPYLEVHMRTHTGERPFQCDLCLKRFTQKSSLNTHKRVHTDEHMRALMVKDRPYKCELCQMRFTQSSSLNRHKKIHTEEHKRALLAKDRPYQCGICFVRFTQKSSLGRHGKIHTEEHIQSLINKVRPYQCDICDKRFTQKSSLGTHKRIHTGERPFQCTVCLKSFTQKCALNLHEKIHTGERPYQCDACLKRFTQKSSLNIHKRTHTVQGRPFQCLSCPAAFTCKQYLEIHTRTHTGERPYQCDICLKRFTQKSSLNIHKRTHSVQGRPFQCLQCPAAFTCKQYLEIHNRTHTGERPYQCDVCLKRFAQKSTLNIHKRTHTVQGRPYQCMECPAAFTCKPYLEIHMRTHTGERPFECDVCYKRFTQKSTLNIHKRIHTGERPYACDICQKRFAVKSYVTAHRWSHVADKPLNCDRCSMTFTSKSQFALHIRTHSSGSCYECSVCGRSFVRDSYLIRHHNRVHRENHSNVSANSIGTINSVATNTNNSNNSNFDSPGVCDLRNQFLSSFVPMVNRYMTSQGTQVSMQDTSKMSAMSPQSIASISSPPPSHTPTPQPQMSGQMHLTD
- the LOC113492657 gene encoding zinc finger protein 2 homolog isoform X5, encoding MFEQQIKAEPMSFYTSHPHVHSGPPSIVRADTNHGIINMNQHHQTHEDSKDSLIVQQQVQHQQDLMEQHQQQQEMQQQDDELSFKGMEDEGVEMDMDGRQCSQGMGVDMGSVQTKMEVSNGGQSTPRSKPQACKVCGKVLSSASSYYVHMKLHSGNKPFQCTVCDAAFCRKPYLEVHMRTHTGERPFQCDLCLKRFTQKSSLNTHKRVHTDEHMRALMVKDRPYKCELCQMRFTQSSSLNRHKKIHTEEHRRALLEKVRPYQCHICFMRFTQKSSLGRHGKIHTEEHIQSLINKVRPYQCDICDKRFTQKSSLGTHKRIHTGERPFQCTVCLKSFTQKCALNLHEKIHTGERPYQCDACLKRFTQKSSLNIHKRTHTVQGRPFQCLSCPAAFTCKQYLEIHTRTHTGERPYQCDICLKRFTQKSSLNIHKRTHSVQGRPFQCLQCPAAFTCKQYLEIHNRTHTGERPYQCDVCLKRFAQKSTLNIHKRTHTVQGRPYQCMECPAAFTCKPYLEIHMRTHTGERPFECDVCYKRFTQKSTLNIHKRIHTGERPYACDICQKRFAVKSYVTAHRWSHVADKPLNCDRCSMTFTSKSQFALHIRTHSSGSCYECSVCGRSFVRDSYLIRHHNRVHRENHSNVSANSIGTINSVATNTNNSNNSNFDSPGVCDLRNQFLSSFVPMVNRYMTSQGTQVSMQDTSKMSAMSPQSIASISSPPPSHTPTPQPQMSGQMHLTD